From one Luteipulveratus mongoliensis genomic stretch:
- a CDS encoding metallopeptidase family protein, protein MAVTMSDAEFDDLVGEALDHVPPQFLDRMDNVAILVEDESPPDGPTLLGLYQGTPLPERIGGYGYGTMPDRITIFRGPLKRMCRDAEHLRQQITVTVVHELGHHFGIDDDRLHELGWG, encoded by the coding sequence GTGGCTGTGACGATGAGCGATGCAGAGTTCGACGACCTGGTCGGAGAGGCGTTGGACCATGTGCCGCCGCAGTTCCTGGACCGGATGGACAACGTGGCGATCCTCGTCGAGGACGAGTCACCGCCCGACGGCCCGACCCTCCTCGGTCTCTACCAAGGCACTCCCCTGCCCGAGCGCATCGGCGGCTACGGCTACGGCACGATGCCTGACCGCATCACGATCTTCCGAGGGCCGCTGAAGAGGATGTGCCGCGACGCGGAGCATCTACGCCAGCAGATCACGGTCACGGTCGTCCACGAGCTCGGTCACCACTTCGGGATTGACGACGACCGCCTGCACGAGCTCGGCTGGGGATAG
- a CDS encoding LysR family transcriptional regulator encodes MELRQLEYVVAVAEHLHFGRAAESLHIGQPAVSQQIRRLERELGAELFDRSARTVRLTETGQRFLPEARAVLAAVSRATAVVASRDGRPVPLRLGTSSGLGGRLDSILSELESQSSPVVVDLVSTSTRARLERVRSGQLDAALVRGLDRERQPDLDVESVWNDSLLAALPADHVTANLPEPVALADLASLPLRLVDRRHNPALVDLVLTACGASGFEPVRLPPSGHLTDTLAAIGAGSPSWTVVYAAHARLLRVPRVVFREVDPPLALPTSVVTRSGTPSGPVAALLRACHAAAQLDHQT; translated from the coding sequence ATGGAGCTGCGACAGCTGGAGTATGTCGTCGCCGTCGCCGAGCACCTCCACTTCGGCCGCGCTGCCGAGTCGCTGCACATCGGACAACCCGCCGTCAGCCAGCAGATCCGCCGCCTCGAGCGCGAGCTCGGCGCCGAGCTGTTCGACCGGTCCGCGCGGACGGTACGGCTCACGGAGACCGGTCAGCGGTTCCTCCCGGAAGCACGCGCCGTTCTGGCCGCGGTGTCACGTGCGACGGCGGTCGTGGCATCACGCGACGGGCGGCCGGTCCCGCTACGGCTCGGCACGAGCTCCGGGCTTGGTGGCCGGCTCGACTCGATCCTCAGTGAGCTGGAGAGCCAGTCGTCCCCAGTCGTGGTCGACCTCGTCAGCACGAGCACGCGCGCACGGCTGGAGCGAGTGCGCTCTGGGCAGCTCGACGCCGCGCTCGTACGCGGTCTGGATCGGGAGCGGCAACCTGACCTCGATGTTGAATCCGTCTGGAACGACTCGCTTCTCGCGGCACTTCCTGCTGATCACGTCACCGCCAACTTGCCTGAGCCGGTCGCCCTGGCCGACCTTGCGTCGCTCCCTCTACGGCTCGTTGATCGGCGGCACAATCCTGCTCTGGTCGACCTGGTGCTCACCGCATGTGGGGCGTCCGGTTTCGAGCCCGTCCGCCTGCCGCCCAGCGGCCACCTGACGGACACGCTCGCCGCGATCGGTGCCGGGTCGCCGTCGTGGACGGTCGTGTACGCCGCTCATGCACGTCTGCTGCGCGTCCCTCGGGTGGTCTTCCGGGAGGTCGATCCGCCGTTGGCGCTTCCGACTTCGGTGGTGACCAGGAGCGGTACGCCGTCCGGTCCAGTAGCCGCGCTGCTGCGCGCCTGCCATGCGGCGGCTCAGCTTGATCACCAGACGTGA
- the dmpI gene encoding 4-oxalocrotonate tautomerase DmpI, giving the protein MPIVTVLQGPRDIEKKRALVKGVTEAFVDSLGVPPESVQVWIQETPPENWGAAGTLTADRPA; this is encoded by the coding sequence ATGCCCATCGTCACCGTCCTGCAGGGCCCCCGCGACATCGAGAAGAAGCGAGCCCTGGTGAAGGGCGTCACCGAGGCATTCGTCGACAGTCTCGGCGTACCCCCGGAGTCTGTTCAGGTCTGGATCCAGGAGACGCCGCCGGAGAACTGGGGAGCCGCCGGCACGCTCACTGCGGACCGTCCAGCCTGA
- a CDS encoding cytochrome c oxidase subunit 4, with protein sequence MKVEYKLFTILFVFCVGVGIWYGIWTEWKEPVGAVGLFLTAGLCAMIGGFLAWTARKLGPRPDDDPNGLISDIEGDYGFFSPYSWWPLFLGLSGAIVFLGLAVGWWLVILGMPLLAISAVGWVFEYFRGENAI encoded by the coding sequence ATGAAGGTCGAGTACAAGCTCTTCACCATCCTGTTCGTCTTCTGCGTGGGCGTCGGGATCTGGTACGGCATCTGGACGGAGTGGAAGGAGCCGGTCGGTGCTGTCGGCCTCTTCCTGACCGCCGGCCTGTGCGCCATGATCGGCGGCTTCCTCGCCTGGACCGCGCGCAAGCTCGGACCGCGACCGGATGACGACCCGAACGGGCTGATCTCCGACATCGAGGGCGACTACGGCTTCTTCAGCCCCTACAGCTGGTGGCCGCTGTTCCTCGGCCTGTCCGGTGCGATCGTCTTCCTCGGACTCGCGGTCGGTTGGTGGCTGGTCATCCTCGGGATGCCGCTGCTCGCGATCTCGGCCGTCGGCTGGGTCTTCGAGTACTTCCGCGGCGAAAACGCGATTTAG
- the ctaD gene encoding cytochrome c oxidase subunit I, with translation MATIVTPRPGTPGDLPARPQPVRRPGQTVVKWMTTTDHKVIGNLYFITSFLFFLFGGVLALLIRAELFDPGLQVVDDKEQFNQLFTMHGTIMLLLFATPLFAGFANAIMPLQIGAPDVAFPRLNMFAYWLYLFGGLIASAGFITPQGAAAFGWFAYSPLSDTTYSPGLGGNLWVFGLALAGFGTILGSVNFITTIICMRAPGMTMFRMPLFTWTVLVTALLAIIVFPVLAAALFGLGADRVMNAHVFDASTGGAMLWQHMFWFFGHPEVYIIALPFFGIISEVIPVFSRKPLFGYKTMVFALIGIAALSVSVWAHHMYATGQVLLPFFAVMTMLIAVPTGMKFFNWIGTMWQGSLTFETPMLWALGFIVTFLFGGLTGVILASPALDFHLTDSYFVVAHFHYVVFGTVVFAMFAGWYFWWPKLTGRMLDERLGKIHFWMLFIGFHMTFLIQHWLGVAGMPRRYADYMPEDGFTWMNQLSTVGAFLLGASMIPFSYNVWKTWRTAPMVESDDPWGYGGSLEWATSCPPPRHNFDSIPRIRSERPAFDLHHPEAAITSVQPAPDALAKAIGPADHGSQTLGGTETEETR, from the coding sequence ATGGCCACCATCGTCACCCCGAGGCCCGGCACTCCCGGTGACCTCCCGGCGCGGCCGCAGCCCGTTCGTCGCCCTGGCCAGACGGTCGTCAAGTGGATGACCACCACCGACCACAAGGTCATCGGCAACCTCTACTTCATCACCTCGTTCCTGTTCTTCCTGTTCGGTGGTGTGCTCGCGCTGCTGATCCGCGCCGAGCTGTTCGACCCCGGTCTGCAGGTGGTCGATGACAAGGAACAGTTCAACCAGCTGTTCACGATGCACGGCACGATCATGCTGCTGCTGTTCGCGACACCGCTGTTCGCCGGATTCGCCAACGCGATCATGCCGCTGCAGATCGGTGCGCCCGACGTGGCGTTCCCGCGGCTGAACATGTTCGCGTACTGGCTCTACCTCTTCGGCGGCCTGATCGCCTCGGCCGGCTTCATCACGCCGCAGGGTGCGGCCGCGTTCGGCTGGTTCGCCTACTCACCGCTGTCCGATACGACCTACAGTCCAGGGCTCGGCGGCAATCTCTGGGTCTTCGGTCTGGCCCTGGCCGGCTTCGGCACGATCCTCGGCTCGGTCAACTTCATCACGACCATCATCTGCATGCGCGCACCCGGCATGACGATGTTCCGGATGCCGCTGTTCACCTGGACGGTGCTGGTCACGGCACTGCTTGCGATCATCGTCTTCCCGGTGCTGGCTGCGGCGCTGTTCGGCCTTGGTGCCGACCGCGTGATGAATGCGCATGTGTTCGACGCCTCCACCGGCGGAGCGATGCTGTGGCAGCACATGTTCTGGTTCTTCGGTCACCCCGAGGTCTACATCATCGCGCTGCCGTTCTTCGGCATCATCTCCGAGGTCATCCCGGTCTTCTCACGTAAGCCACTGTTCGGCTACAAGACCATGGTGTTCGCCCTCATCGGTATCGCCGCGTTGTCCGTCAGCGTGTGGGCGCACCACATGTACGCGACGGGTCAGGTGCTCCTGCCCTTCTTCGCGGTGATGACGATGCTGATCGCCGTCCCGACCGGTATGAAGTTCTTCAACTGGATCGGCACGATGTGGCAGGGGTCGTTGACGTTCGAGACACCCATGCTGTGGGCTCTTGGCTTCATCGTCACCTTCCTGTTCGGTGGCTTGACCGGTGTCATCCTGGCCAGTCCTGCGCTGGACTTCCACCTGACCGACTCCTACTTCGTGGTGGCGCACTTCCACTACGTCGTGTTCGGCACGGTGGTGTTCGCGATGTTCGCCGGGTGGTACTTCTGGTGGCCCAAGCTGACCGGCCGCATGCTGGATGAGCGGCTCGGCAAGATCCACTTCTGGATGCTGTTCATCGGCTTCCACATGACCTTCCTGATCCAGCACTGGCTGGGTGTGGCCGGTATGCCGCGTCGCTACGCCGACTACATGCCCGAGGACGGCTTCACCTGGATGAACCAGCTCTCCACCGTGGGAGCGTTCCTCCTGGGCGCCTCGATGATCCCCTTCAGCTACAACGTCTGGAAGACCTGGCGTACGGCGCCGATGGTCGAGTCCGATGACCCGTGGGGCTACGGCGGCTCCCTGGAGTGGGCGACGTCCTGCCCGCCGCCGCGCCACAACTTCGACTCGATCCCGCGGATCCGCTCGGAGCGTCCGGCCTTCGACCTCCATCACCCGGAGGCGGCGATCACCTCGGTGCAGCCGGCGCCTGATGCTCTCGCGAAGGCGATCGGTCCGGCCGACCATGGCTCGCAGACGCTGGGCGGGACCGAGACGGAGGAGACCCGATGA